The following DNA comes from Chitinophaga nivalis.
AACGTACCGGTGTGATACAGGCGCCGGTAGATTCGGTATATAAGCATATCAACAACCTGCGGGAGTGGGAAAGCTGGAATCCCTGGACCCGGCCGGATACTACGGCTACGCTGGTGTATGCCGCTAATCCGGTGGGCGTAGGCGCCTGGTACAGTTGGGAAGGGCAACTGAATAAAGGAAAAGTAACGATTACCGGCAGCGACCGGGATAAAGGCGTACACTATACCATGGATATACAACATATGCGGCCGGTAAAAGGCGGCATTGAAGTAAAAGCGACGGTCGACGGCAAAGCCACTGCTATCTTCTGGCATATGGAAATAAAACTGGGCCTCGCCCCGTGGTGGAAATTGCGGGGATTTTTGTCGGACCGGATCTACGGACCTTCCATGGATCAGGGCCTGACGGAGCTGAGCCGGATTTGTGAAAAACGTTAACAGCTATCATGTAATTATTTTACCACTGGTCCTTTTCCAACGGCTTCCATATTTTTTTAGATTTAATTTGTTTGACAAATCTGATATATCTTCTATTTCAGCAACCACTTAAATCTATCAAATGAAACGTTTCTTATTGGCTATGTTATTCCTGGCATTCGCAGGCCTGGGATTTGCGCAGGAAAAAGCGCCTAAAAGCCCACGCGTAACTGTAGAAAACAAAGCTGTTAAAATCTCCTATGGCCAGCCTTCCAAAAGAGGCCGTGTCATTTTTGGTACCCTGGAATCTTTTGGTAAAGTATGGCGTACCGGCGCCAACGAGGCTACTGAAATCACCTTCAACAAAGACGTGGTATTTGGTGGTAAACCCGTAAAAGCAGGTACCTACACCTTATTCACGATTCCGGATCCTAAAACCTGGACCGTTATCCTGAACACTTCCCATGGTTTATGGGGTGCTTATGACTACGATAAAGTAAAAGATAAAGATGTGGTGAACATCCAGGTACCGCGCGAAGCGCTGAGCAAACCGGTAGAAAAACTGACTTTCACCCTACCAGCGAATGCGGTAGTATTTGAGTGGGACGATACGAAATTCACAGTGCCTGTGAAATAATCACAGCCTGGTATAAAAGAGAAAGGGAGTAGCGGGTGCTGCTCCCTTTCTCTTTTTTATGATGTCTGTAGCTGTACGAGTAAGGTACGGATACTGTCGTATACCTGTTCCAGCTGTTCGTCTGTGATACAGTAGGGTGGCAGGATGTATAAGGTATTACCCAACGGACGCAGCATAATACGCCGGGCTTTAAAGAAGCGGTGTAATTCATCTGCCAGGTTATTCGTATAACCATCTGCGTTAGGTGTTGTGATTTCAAACGCTAAAATGGTACCCAGCAGGCGGGCATTTTTAATGAGGGGAGATGCCTGTAATGTTTCCAGGAAACGGGTATGTAGGCCATTGATCCGGGTACGATTGGTTTTACAGGCCGGATCTGTGAACAGGTCCAGACTGGCCAACGCCACGCTGCAAGCCAGCGGATTGGCCGTAAAGGAATGCCCGTGAAATAGCGTTTTTAGCTTGTCGTTGGACAAAAAAGCATCGTAGATGGCAGCAGTGCAGGTAGTGATACCCAGCGCCATAGATCCGCCCGTAAGCCCTTTGGAGAGGCATATCATATCCGGTTGTACGGATACCTGCTCCATCGCAAAGTTGGTTCCGGTTCTGCCGAAGCCGGTCATCACTTCATCGGCAATCAGTAAAATATCTTTGGCCCTACAGTATTGCAGCAGCTGTTCGAAGCCGGCACGATCGTACATGATCATACCGCCGGCGCCCTGCAGCAGCGGTTCAAAAATAAAGGCCGCTATCTGCTCTGTTTGCAGGGCTTCAATATGTGCCATGATATCCGTTACGTTATCGGGAGTTGGTACATCCAGGAAATGTACTTCGAAGAGGAAGTCATCGAACACCCGGGTGAACACACTGCGCTGGCTAACGCTCATGGCGCCGAAAGTATCGCCGTGATAGGCATTTTTAAAGGCCAGTATTTTCTGTTTGCGCAGGCCTTTGTTATCCCAGTATTGAAGCGCCATTTTCAGGGCTACTTCCACGGCGGTAGAACCATTGTCGGAATAAAACACGCGGCGCTGGCCGGCCGGTAAAATTTGTAAGAGTCTTTCCGCCAGGTTCACGGCCGGTGGATGGGTATAGCCGGCAAAAATGCAATGTTGCAGCTGCAGTGCCTGAGCGGCCAGCTGCTGCGCAATATGCGGATGCGCATGCCCGTGAATATTTACCCACCAGCTGGAGGTAGCATCTATATAGCTGTTATTATCTTCATCAAAAAGAAGGGCGCCTTCACCACGAACAATACCAATTGGAGCGGGAGCCGTCTGCATCTGTGTGTACGGATGCCAGATGACCTCCTGGTCGCGGGCCGACAGGGAAGATGTTTGCATAGTTAGAATCATTTAGCCGCGGCGAAGGTACAACGGAATCATTTACCGGCTGTATTTGAGCAGGACCTTATACAGGTCTTCCGCTGCATAGGGTTTAGGCAGCATATCCTTTACCTGTAGTGCCGCAAGGCGTTCGCTCACCTCGGGCATAATGTCGGCGGTAAGTACAATGATAAAAGCATGCGGCTGCATGATTTTGATGTGGGGGATGGTTTCATAGCCATTCATTTCCGGCATATGCAGGTCCAGGATGATCCCATCAAAAGATTGCTCCAGCATTTTTTGCAAGGCCTGTTTGCCGTTGGTAGCGATGGTGAGGGTAGCACCGGATTTCTTGAGCTGTAGCTGCAGTACTTTGATGTTGATGGCATTATCTTCCACAATCAGTAACTGCATGCCTTCCAGGAAATCGGGCTCCAGGTCGTTGGTAGGATCATATAATACATGTTGCTGCTCCGGCATGGAGAAGCCGATGGTGAAACGGAAAGTAGCGCCGGCGCCTTTCTGACTCTCGAGGAAAATATGTCCCTTGTGCAGCTCCACCAGTTTGCGGGTGATGGCGAGTCCCAGCCCGGTGCCGCCATGGTGACGGGTAGTAGCCGCATCTTCCTGTACAAAGGTGTCGAATATCTTTTCGTGCATATGCGGTGCGATGCCAATACCGGTATCCTTGATGAGGAAACAGATCCGGCATTTGCCGCCCAGATAACCCTCCAGGTGCGCTTCCAGACTAACGGAGCCTTCATACGTGAATTTAATGGCGTTGTTCACCAGGTTACTCACCATTTGAGCCAGCCGTACCGGATCGCCCAGCAGTTGTTCCGGCAGTTCGCGGTCGATAGCCGTATACAGTTTGATATTTTTCGCCTTAGCCAGTGGCTGGTAGTTGCGGGCAATATCATCCAGCAGGGCATGCGGATTAAAAGGAATGTTTTCCAGTTCCACTTTGCCGGTTTCGATCTTGCTGAAATCCAGTATATCGTTGATAAGGCCCAGCAGGTGATGGGCGGAGAACTGCAGGCTGTGAATGGCTTCCGCATGTTCCGGCTGCCGGCTTTCTGCCAGTAAGCCGGAGATGCCTACGATGGCATTGAGCGGCGTACGTATTTCGTGGCTCATCACAGATAAAAATTCACTGCGTGCCCGCGCGGCTTTTTCGGCGGAGTCTTTGGCATCGAGTAGTTCCAGCTCCGTGAGTTTTTTGAAACTGATGTCCATGATGATGCCCCGGAAATGCGTCAGCTTGCCCAGGCTGTTGTACACCGGTTGCCCTAAGGTGCGCACCCAGGATCTTTTGCCTTTGGCAGAAATTTGCCGGAGTTCCAGGTCATACTCCATCTCTTCTTCCAGTAGCTTTTTGCGGGCCAAAATAAAACGGGGCCGGTCATCCGGATGATAGAAGCTGGCGGAGGAATCGAAGGTGATAGGAAAGTGGCGGGGCACTTCCCGTAAAGCATACACTTCGTCTGTCCAGTATAGTTCGCCGGTATTGATATTAAATTCCCAGCCGCCCATTTTACCCATCTGCTGACTGATGTTGAGCAGGTTATTGGCGCGCAGGTATTCGGATTGTGTTTGCAGGAGTTTATTGTCTTTGCGTTTTCTTTCCGTAATGTTCCGGATGAGGAGCAGCAGGCGTTTGGGGGAGGAAGGCTTCCCTTTGATCAGGCTCATTTTCAGGCCATACCATTGCGCGATGTTCTGCCGGATGTCGGGGTATTCATATTCCTGCGGGGCGCCGGACAACAATACCGCATCGGCCAGGCGGTTGAAGGCCTGTGCATGTTCTCCCATGACGGCGGAAATAGGTTGACCGATTACCTGTTCTTTGGGCCGGAACAGGAGGCTTTCCTGGTTACACCATACTTTGGTGAAACATTTATTTTCATCCATCTCAAACACAATATCATCGAGGGTACTGATCAGGGCATCCAGTTCCTGGGTGAGCTGCGTATTTAACCGTTCCATCTTCCGTTGTTCCTGCTCTTTCTGGCGGGTATGCAGGAAGATGCCCCAGGTTTGTAACAGCGGTTGTAAGCCAGCGATCATCTCCGGCGGATAACCACCGGGTCTGTTGGCGATGCCAATCATACCGGTGAGTTGCTGCTGATAGGTAATGGGTAACCCCAGCAATGTTTGTATCGGCGGATGATCAGGTGGTAGTCCGCCATGGCGGGTATCGGTCACGGGTTCATTATTGATCTGGGCTTCGCCACTGAGGATGACTTGTCCGAACAGGGGATGCAATTCCGTTAGTTGCAGCACCGGTGTTTGCAGTAGCGTGTAAGGTGGAGTGGTTGCCTGCCCGGTAGCCGGCGTAATGGCCAGGGTACGGAGATAGGGCAGGAGATGATGCTCCCGGACTACTTCACCGAAGATACCAATACTACTATTGGTAAGTGCCAGTATATCTGCCAGGCAATGTTCAAAAGCGGCCTGTATATGTTGACAGGCATCAAAGTCCTGGTGCATCCGGCAAAGGATGGCCAGTATTTTTTGCTGGAAGTCGACCTGCCCGGATAACAGGCGCCATTCCTCAGACGTGCCGGGCTTTTCGGGCGTCGTTGTTTCATCAGCGGGAATAATGCCAGGGGGTGTAACCAGCATGGGAATGAAAATTAAGGAGTAAAAATTACGAAATAATGAACAGATATCCACGAAGTGGTATGGCTTTTTATCTGTTCATTATCTTGTCTTTTACGATTTAGCTCCGTTGTTTCATACCGCCTGTTTTAAAGAGGGTGTAGGCCGACTGATAATTAGCAATGGCGTGTTTTAGCAGGGTACTGTCCAGCTGCGCCGGACGTTGTTCATCCTTATGGGAATCCCAGTTGTAACAGGCTACTTTCTGCTGCGGACTTAGCACCAGCAGCTTGCCTGGTTCCAGGTAACCCAGCTTTTGGTACGTGCTGACCATGGCGCGGGGCTGGTAGCTGTTGTCCAGGATGTTTTTACCATACAGGTTGCTGTTATACGACCAGTGCAGCATGCCTAATAAGGTAGGATAGATATCTATCTGGGAACACATCGTGTTGATCTCCTGTGGCGCATATCCCGGCACATTATAAAAGATACAGGGGATATGGTATTTGCTGATTTCGATATCATTTTTACCGGCGCTGCTGGCACAATGATCTGCTACAAAAACAATCACGGTATTGCTAAACCAGGGCTTCTGCCGGATCTTCTGTAAAAACTGTCCGATGGCGTAATCGGTATATTTCACGGCGCCTTCGCGGCAGGTACCGGAAGGGATATTGATTTTTCCTGCCGGATAGGTGAAAGGCCGGTGGTTGGAAGTGGTCATGATGAAATCGTAGAACGGTTTGCCGGCAGCATATTTTTCATCTGCGCTGCGGATTGCCGCATCGTAGATATCTTCATCACATACGCCCCAGGCATTTTCGAAATGTACCGCTTCATCGGGGATGTTGGTCCGGCGGGTGGTGATGGGATCATCTACCAGCTTATGCCGCAGACGGTCCGTAATATCATAGCCGTTGTTGCCGAAGAACCGGTTCATGTTATCGAAGTAACCATCACCTCCATAAAAGAAAGTGCTTTCATAGCCGGCGGCTTCAAAGATGCCGCCTACAGATGTCAGGTTATCATTTTGTTTACGGCGTACGATACTTTGCCCGGGTGTGGGTGGCACCGCCAGGGAGAGGGCTTCCATGCCCCTGACTGTGCGGGTACCGGTAGCATACATATTGGTAAACAGGATCCCGTTTTTGGCGATGCTATCCAGTACCGGTGTGATGTATTGCTGGTTGCCGAAACGGGTCATGAAATCGGCGCTGAAGCTTTCGATCGTGACCATGATCACATTGGGTGTCGACACGGGATGGGTATCAGCGATATGGCGATAGACGCTGTTGCCGTTTTCCAGGTAGTGTGCATCGGGACCGGATAATAAGTTCCGGATATCTGCAAACACGGCGCCTTCGGTGGCCAGCAGGTAGTATTTGTCGTAGGCCAGTTCATTATTCAGGTAAGCCGATACGAAGGAGTAAATACCTGCTTTGGCCAGCTCCTGGCCGTAGCGGTTTTTGCTTTTATCTGCCCATGCATTATTCACCCACAGTACATGCCCGATGGTGAGGGCCAGCAAGCCGGCAAAGATGCCCAGCCGGTGCAGGAAGCCGGTACGGGCGTGGAAGCTGTGGCGGAACACCCCGCGGCGATGTAATAGCCAGGTGAGGAAAGCGGTGAGCAGCAGTACGCCGCCGATCAGTAGTGGCAGCGGGTAGGACTGATGAATATTGCTGATGACCTCATAGGTATAGATGAGATAATCTACCGCAATAAAATCAAATCTGCCGGCATATTCTCCCCAGAACGTGAATTCAGCAAAGAAGGAAAAGATAAGGACCATCGTGGCCAGGAAAAACCCGGTATAGGTAAATACCCGGTTGAATACCGTGTTGTTGAGCCGTTGGGGCAGCAGCAACAGGTATAGGCCGTAGGCGATGGTTAAAAATAAAGCGACCCCGGTATCATAAATGAATCCCTTGCCGTAGAGGGTGAGTATGGCGGGGAAGGTTAATCCTGCCTGTGGAAAGGCCCATATCAAAAGAGCGGTTCTAACGAAAAACGACAGTATAAGGAATAGCGTGATGAAGCCGACCAGTACGGCGTATCGGTTTTTGACAAATCTCATGCGCACAAAAAAATTAGGGGGCAAAATTACGACGTTCTGGTGGCGGGGTAGTAAAAAAGATGAACGGATGGCGTGGCGAAAAGTGGACTTTTGCTGGTGTGTAGTGTGGTGTTGTAAGGCCGTGTGGTATTGGCTTCCGTCATCCTGTTGATGACGGAAGTCGGGTGTGAATCGGTATGAAACCCGGAAGTCTTTTCGGGTTTCCTTATGGATTGGGAAACAGGGTTACCGCTTTTGCATAGATAGAGAGAAACGGTTTTACTTCCGTGATGTTGTTGGGTCGGTAACTGGCTTTGCCGGTGACCCATTCTCTTTTATAGGCGATGCAAAGGTCGGTGGGTGTACGTACATCCATCTCCGTGATGTGGCTGGTGCGGCCGCCTACATAGAGGCCCCGGCGCCGGGTGTTGCCGATGGTGAAATTGACGCTGTCTGCCCAGGTGTGGAAGGCGACAAAAATCCGGGTACGGCGGGTACCATTTTCTTTCTGGACGACGGTGCCGGCAATCAGATCGTCGTAGAGAGCGGGCCATCGGGCGCCATCTGCCTGGATACCGGCGTAGTTGTTATTTACGCCTTTTTTTCCATTACCGGATTCGAGCCGGAAGAAGCAGTAAGCAGCACGTTTAACGGCAACGGAGGCATCGCTGGCCTGGAGGAATGCAATGACAGACTCCATAGGCACGCTGGTCTTCTCATATGGAAGCACCGGCTTTTCGGGATATGCATTATTCATTTACTAACTTTTTGGGATCTACTTAAAGTTAATAAAAAGAAGCTTGCGGGAAGTACGTGTTTTTGTGGATTTTCCGGGGTACGTAAACAGGAGTTTTTCTACTGACGACGGGCAATGTGCAGGGTATTGCCTTGGTAATAATATTGAATGGCGTTCGTGTTTTTGAGGGATGTCATGAAGATCTGCAGGTCTTTGTTTTTATCCATGGCGCCTGTGAAATACTCCGTGGCGAGCGTAGGATCGTCGAATACGACTTGTACATCGAACCAGCGGGGAATCATTTCTATGATATCCTGTAACGGGGCGCGGTGGAAGTTATAGATGCCATTCATCCAGGAGAGGATCACTGTTTTATTGAATTTTCTGACAGCGAATCCGGTGTTGCTGGCGGCGGAAGCTTTTTTCACGACGGCTTCTGTACCCGGCTGGATGACGATATTGTTGTTACCATGGTAGATGGCGACGGCGCCGCTGGTCAGGGAGGTGATGAGCTGACCGGGGCGGTAGGTATTTACATTAAAGGAAGTACCTAACACTTTGATGGTGCCGTTGGGGGTATTGACAATAAACGGGTGATTGGGGTCGCTGACTACATTGAAGAAGGCTTCGCCGTGTACAAATACTGTCCGCTCTTTGCCATGGAAGGCCAGCGGGAATTTCAGGATGGTGGCGGCATTGAGGCGTACCGTACTGCCGTCGGATAAGGTAATGGTATAGTCGCGCTGGGCGGGGATTTTCAATTCGCTGATGATACTGTCGGCCATACCGGTGGGGGTGAGCTGACGGAGATTCATTTCTTTATTGTTGGCATTCAGGATGGTGTGGGCGCTGGTGATGGTTTGCATCACACTGTCTTTAAGGTTAATAACGGCTCCATCTCCCAACTTAAACTGAATAACATTTTGTTTACGAATGACATTAGCATACTGGGAGGAGAGGATGTGTTTCCGGACCTGATATACCCATATGCCGGCGATGGCCACGGCGGCGAAGATACTGGCGGCAGCCAGGTAGCGGGTGTACTTACCGCGGGAGTGTTGTTTTCGTTTATACGTGAGTTCCAGCCAGGTCGCTTCGGGGTCCTGGGCAGCGGCGGAAGGGGAAAGTTGTCCTTCCGTGGCGCTGGCTTCATATACGGCGTGCATGTCGATGGCGTCGTCATTTTGCCGCAGATATGTTTGTAACTCCGCAGCTTCTTCCCGGCTAAGCTGATTCAGGTGCTTTTTTATCAGCAACTGGTCAATATTGGCTTTTTCAAGATCATACATAATCCTGGCAATTTATAAGCTATATGATTTGGAAATTCTCTAAAGTGATGACAGTGAATCATGGTTAATTATGGTGCGTAGTTTTTTAATAGCCCTGGCGAGGTGTGTGCGGAAGGTGTTGATGGTAACACCGGTGGCGATAGCGGCTTCCTGGTGGCTTTTCTGGTCATAGTATACCAGACTGATAGCGGTTCTTTGGGGTAGCGACAGTCCGGCAATTTTTTGTTTCAGGTTGGAAAAGTTTTTCAGGAAGGATTCGTTTTGTTGTTTCTGTAATATATAATGGTCTGCGGCGTTCGGGTCCTGGTCGGAAATGATCAGGGAGATATAGCCATCTTCTTTCTTTTTCTGTGATTTTTTGGAATTGAGGTAAAGGAGGCACCTGCGGTGTACGATGACGAAGAGGAATGATTCCAGTTTGGTATGTACCTGGAGGAATTGTTTTTTCTCCCAGAACTGTATAAAGCATTCCTGTACAATGTCTTTTGCGACCGATTCATCTGTTACCATGCTATAGGCCTTGAAGAACAGTAGCCGGTAGTATTTCATATAGAGTTGCTGAAATGCATCGGGGCATTCATCTATCAGTCTTTGCAGCAGGGGATCGGTTTCACAAGACATAATCGGCTTGGTTGAAGATTTAAGGTTAAAAACGTTAGGGTACTGTCAGGTACTAACGTCAGTAAACGAAGTTTGGTTTTTTTGCCCGCAATTTTTTTGAAATGAACCCTGTTAATTGCGGATTAACAAAAGTTCCTGAGGGGCAATTTAGTAGGTTGTTTAACGATATCTCTTTCCGATTCCGGATTTTATGTTGCATAACAAGCTATTAACAAAAAGCTTAATTAAGCGTTGTCATCTCTTTTGTCGTAATCGCACTCATATACACATTAACTAACAACTGAAACTCGGACAAAAGCATTCAATAACCTCCCATTATAATATGCTAAGTATGAAACAATCTCTATTATTAATCATTTTTACGATCACCCAGCTGATGGCTTTCGGCCAGGCAAAGGATAATAAAAATAATGATAGGGTCACTATTTCGGGTTCCTATACTTTACGCAGGGTATTTGAGATCATCCGTGAACAGACAGGCAGACAGGTTACCTACGCGAACAGTTATATCGATGACCAGGAAGTAGTTACGGTAAAACTCAAGAACAGCACCATCGACGAAGTACTCCAGACGGTGCTGAAAGGAAAAAAGCTGCAATGGGTGTATAATCACAATTATATCACCATCCGGCCTAAAATGGAAAACGCAGGTATCATGAACTTCAATGACATGGCACCTCCCATCGACATCAGTGGTAAAGTGACCACTGACAAAGGCGAGCCATTACCAGGAGCCACGGTCCTGGTATTTGGCACGGAGAAAGGCGCTACCACCAACAACAGCGGTAAGTTCGAACTCGCCAATGTTGCCAATTCCGCCACACTGATTGTTAGTTATACGGGGTTTGACATGCAGTCAGTAAAATTGAATGGCCGGTCACATGTGGATATAAAGCTTAACAAATCTATCCTGGAAATGGCCACGGTGTCCGTGTATTCTTCGGGATACCAGAATATATCGAAGGAACGGGCGACGGGGTCGTATGATTATGTGAGTGAGGAGCAGTTGGATAAAGTCGTCGCAACAGACATTCTTAGCAAGTTAAACGGGATTGCCAGTGGGGTGGTCTTTAATAGTAAGCTGGGCGGGGGAGAGAAGGAGATTGCGATTCGGGGGCGGAGTACCATCTTCGGTAGTGCTACGCCATTGATTGTGGTAGACAATTTTCCCTATGATGGAATGATTGAGAATATCAATCCGAATGATATCGCGAGTATCACAGTGTTGAAGGATGCTGCAGCGGCGTCTATTTGGGGGGTGCGGGCGGGGAATGGGGTGATCGTGATTACGACAAAAAAAGGACGGTTTAATCAGCCCATGCAAATGGAATTGGTGACGAATTTTACGTTGACAGAGAAGCCGGATTTGTATTATAATCCGAGATTTGTGTCTGCGAGTGATTTTATTGATTTAGAAAGGAGTTTATTTAATAAAGGTGTATATGATGCTAAGTTTACAGATCCAAGTTTTCCGGTTATATCCCCTGTTATTAACATGCTTGAAAAAATAAAGAATGGTAGTCTCTCTAAAAGTATTGGTGAACAACGGATAAACGAATTAAGAAATGTAGATTCAAGGAAAGAGTTGCGGGATCAATTTTACCGGAATGGGTTAAGTCAACAATATGCTCTCAATTTGCGTCAGGGAAATAATGTGATGAGTAACTTTTTGTCAGTGGGATATGATAGGGTAGCTAGCAGTCAGAAAGGGCAGGGAAATAACCGGTTCACACTTAATTATCTGACTACTTTTAGTCCGATTAGAAAGCTAGAGTTTACTTTTGGAGTTAACTATATACAATCGGAAAGCTCTACAGATAATACCGTGTCAAGATTGGCTAGGAGCTTATATCCTTATAATCGTTTTACTGACTCAAATGGAAATGAGCTACCGATTGATTTAGATTATCAACCTGATTTTACAGCTTCTGCTCCATCCAAAGGGTTTCTCAACTGGCAATTTTATCCAATGGATGAATTAAAGCAGAAATTGAATGTTAATACAATAAAGAATTTTGATACTCGTATCACGGCAGGTATTAAATACTCTTTTTTTAAGAGATTTAGTATTGATATTAAGGGACAATATGAAAGAGGAGTAAATAATAATCAGAGTTTACATAAGCAGGGTAGTTATTATACAAGAAATTTTATTAATCAATATGCAACTCTAATAAATGATAAAGTAACTAAGTTTAATATCCCATTGGGAGATATCATGGATTACAAGAATAGTGAATTGTTATCTAAAGGTATCCGTGCACAATTGAACTTCAATTACAATGAAAAAAAGCATACCATAATTGCTTTATTGGGAACTGAAGCTAGAGAATCAAAAAATGATAGTCGTACAGGGGTATATTATGGCTACAATGAAAATAATGCCACCTCAGCTATTATTAACCCTTGGCAAATATATCCACGTTATCCAAGAGGTGATGCGGGGACCATTCCATATAATCCTACTATAAATGGAAATATTGATCGGGTACGTTCTTTTTTTGCTAATGCAGCCTATACTTTCAATGCGAAGTATATTTTAACTGTTAGTGGACGTATTGACCAATCGAATTTGTTTGGAGTTAATTCTAATCAAAAATCAGTGCCTTTATGGTCAACCGGTGTGAAATGGAATATTAGCCAAGAGTCATTTTGTCAAATTGCTTGGTTGCCATTGTTGCAGCTTAGATCAACATATGGTTATAATGGTAATTTAAATAGGGCAGTTTCTGCATATACAACAGCAGAGTTTTCTGTTGATACAGATCCTTTGGGTTCGTATGTATATGGCACTATTAATTCTGCGGCTAATCCGGATTTGAGATGGGAAAAAATAGGGATTTTGAATTTAGGAATTGATTTTTCGTTGAAAAATAATGTTATAACCGGATCAATTGAATATTTTACAAAATCTGGTAAAGATATTATAGGTGATACCCCTCTACCTCCTTCAACTGGTTTTATTACGGCTAAGGGGAATTTTTCTAATATGAAAGGAAAAGGGATTGATTTAACTATTAATAGTAATGTCGGTCGTAAAAATTTTTTTTGTAGAACTACTTTAATGATAAGTCATGCTACAGACATCGTAACTAAGTATTCTGGGTCACATGATCAGCCTTACCTAAATGGAACATATATTCCTGTTGTAGAAGGAAGACCAGTGAATAGTATTTATAGTTTTAAATGGGGAGGGTTAAACCCGAAAAATGGTAATCCACAGGGCTATCTTGGCGACACGCTGACGGAGAATTATAGTGCTTTTCAATATTTGCCAATTGAACAATGGGACTATATTGGACCAGCACAACCTGTTTATTCAGGTT
Coding sequences within:
- a CDS encoding RNA polymerase sigma factor produces the protein MSCETDPLLQRLIDECPDAFQQLYMKYYRLLFFKAYSMVTDESVAKDIVQECFIQFWEKKQFLQVHTKLESFLFVIVHRRCLLYLNSKKSQKKKEDGYISLIISDQDPNAADHYILQKQQNESFLKNFSNLKQKIAGLSLPQRTAISLVYYDQKSHQEAAIATGVTINTFRTHLARAIKKLRTIINHDSLSSL
- a CDS encoding SusC/RagA family TonB-linked outer membrane protein — encoded protein: MKQSLLLIIFTITQLMAFGQAKDNKNNDRVTISGSYTLRRVFEIIREQTGRQVTYANSYIDDQEVVTVKLKNSTIDEVLQTVLKGKKLQWVYNHNYITIRPKMENAGIMNFNDMAPPIDISGKVTTDKGEPLPGATVLVFGTEKGATTNNSGKFELANVANSATLIVSYTGFDMQSVKLNGRSHVDIKLNKSILEMATVSVYSSGYQNISKERATGSYDYVSEEQLDKVVATDILSKLNGIASGVVFNSKLGGGEKEIAIRGRSTIFGSATPLIVVDNFPYDGMIENINPNDIASITVLKDAAAASIWGVRAGNGVIVITTKKGRFNQPMQMELVTNFTLTEKPDLYYNPRFVSASDFIDLERSLFNKGVYDAKFTDPSFPVISPVINMLEKIKNGSLSKSIGEQRINELRNVDSRKELRDQFYRNGLSQQYALNLRQGNNVMSNFLSVGYDRVASSQKGQGNNRFTLNYLTTFSPIRKLEFTFGVNYIQSESSTDNTVSRLARSLYPYNRFTDSNGNELPIDLDYQPDFTASAPSKGFLNWQFYPMDELKQKLNVNTIKNFDTRITAGIKYSFFKRFSIDIKGQYERGVNNNQSLHKQGSYYTRNFINQYATLINDKVTKFNIPLGDIMDYKNSELLSKGIRAQLNFNYNEKKHTIIALLGTEARESKNDSRTGVYYGYNENNATSAIINPWQIYPRYPRGDAGTIPYNPTINGNIDRVRSFFANAAYTFNAKYILTVSGRIDQSNLFGVNSNQKSVPLWSTGVKWNISQESFCQIAWLPLLQLRSTYGYNGNLNRAVSAYTTAEFSVDTDPLGSYVYGTINSAANPDLRWEKIGILNLGIDFSLKNNVITGSIEYFTKSGKDIIGDTPLPPSTGFITAKGNFSNMKGKGIDLTINSNVGRKNFFCRTTLMISHATDIVTKYSGSHDQPYLNGTYIPVVEGRPVNSIYSFKWGGLNPKNGNPQGYLGDTLTENYSAFQYLPIEQWDYIGPAQPVYSGSLQNTIIWKNISLYINIIYKGGYYFRRESVNYSDFASGVGPGLHKDYLKRWKQPGDEMNTQVPSELFESNFARDFFYNASNILIERGDHIRLQNINLTLNLNRKIIKELPFNNMLLYLTANNLGVLWRMNKQGIDPDYGSSMPSPRSYSLGVKASF